Proteins from a single region of Rhodospirillales bacterium:
- a CDS encoding starch-binding protein translates to MTDLVVHVRKPDDWASSVHIHYWNAWPQPDGSTWPGAAMEDEGDGWFVYRFAGVRSANLLFHDNAGRQTADQWRDRDGWLRDGRWTDAAPEPEGANAVAGTATGTAPARPAAPAAPPRDPGLPDFREETIYFLITTRFYDGDPSNNFFCRDRIKFNAAGEPEDPHWRGDFKGLIQQLDYIRDLGFTAIWITPPVENRSGLDYHGYHAYDWNRIDPRLESPDATYQDLINEAHARGIKIIQDVVINHSCQYGIRGIVHIDHLPIKYYVPQGRQQGQENNGPYKGSLGNYAWPNRDDIDNPVAPAWYRERHARDPEGIEPLIDPQTGETVPKPGYNPGRFFGIDAGSLDPNWYHQDGFIMGGDWESAWPLQQKHIAGDCIDLATERQNVKDYLIDAINHYLDMGVDALRIDTVKHVERNNLLEYVNAWKAHKPGVFVFGENLVKGYGWGDMGGGDNGPSPIRPWWYTRLGDDPRNPNSGGDSGFAVLDFGLFSSFRDNVSRGHFQGMAQAMSMDWIYGDPSTLITFLQNHDVGPDNDFRFRFKGDQWMAAAAYNVLWTVRGIPCLYYGEEVEFMKGAPQDVIEANDTLDRTGRAYFGDYLEPGRIGETQRHPLYQHIRRLNQIRRAIPALQKGWMRDINEWGSGMSFVRDYNGGESLAVVGLAIGSDQQVSVGNIPPGTYRDAVTGGEQTVGGDISFHVRANSAGVWVLNGPGKIGEDGAYLR, encoded by the coding sequence ATGACCGATCTCGTCGTGCATGTCCGCAAGCCGGACGATTGGGCATCGTCCGTGCATATTCATTACTGGAATGCCTGGCCACAACCGGACGGCAGCACCTGGCCGGGCGCAGCGATGGAGGACGAGGGCGATGGCTGGTTCGTCTATCGCTTTGCCGGCGTGCGATCGGCGAATCTGCTGTTCCACGACAACGCCGGCCGGCAGACCGCCGATCAGTGGCGCGACCGTGACGGCTGGCTGCGCGACGGCCGCTGGACCGATGCCGCCCCGGAGCCGGAGGGCGCCAATGCCGTCGCTGGAACCGCCACCGGGACCGCCCCTGCCCGCCCCGCGGCGCCTGCCGCGCCGCCGCGCGACCCGGGGCTTCCCGATTTCCGCGAGGAGACGATCTACTTCCTGATCACCACGCGGTTCTACGATGGCGATCCGTCGAACAACTTCTTCTGCCGCGACCGCATCAAGTTCAACGCCGCGGGCGAGCCCGAGGACCCGCACTGGCGGGGCGATTTCAAGGGTCTGATCCAGCAGCTCGATTACATCCGCGACCTCGGCTTTACCGCCATCTGGATCACCCCGCCGGTCGAGAACCGCTCCGGCCTCGACTACCACGGCTATCATGCCTACGACTGGAACCGCATCGATCCCCGGCTGGAGAGTCCTGACGCCACCTACCAGGATCTGATCAACGAGGCGCACGCGCGCGGCATCAAGATCATTCAGGACGTGGTGATCAACCACTCCTGCCAGTACGGTATTCGCGGCATCGTTCATATCGATCACCTGCCGATCAAGTACTACGTCCCGCAGGGCCGCCAGCAGGGCCAGGAGAACAACGGCCCCTATAAGGGCAGCCTCGGCAACTATGCCTGGCCCAATCGCGACGACATTGATAATCCCGTCGCCCCCGCCTGGTACCGGGAGCGCCACGCCCGCGACCCCGAGGGCATCGAGCCGCTCATCGATCCGCAGACCGGCGAGACCGTGCCCAAGCCCGGCTACAACCCCGGCCGCTTCTTCGGCATCGATGCCGGCTCGCTCGATCCCAACTGGTACCATCAGGACGGCTTCATCATGGGCGGCGATTGGGAGAGCGCCTGGCCCCTGCAGCAAAAGCACATCGCCGGCGACTGCATCGACCTCGCCACCGAGCGGCAAAACGTCAAGGACTACCTCATCGACGCGATCAACCACTACCTCGACATGGGCGTCGACGCGCTGCGCATCGATACCGTCAAGCACGTCGAGCGCAATAACCTGCTCGAATACGTCAACGCCTGGAAAGCCCACAAGCCCGGGGTGTTCGTCTTCGGCGAGAACCTGGTAAAGGGCTACGGCTGGGGCGATATGGGCGGCGGCGATAACGGCCCGTCGCCGATCCGCCCGTGGTGGTACACCCGCCTCGGCGACGATCCGCGCAACCCCAACTCAGGCGGCGATTCCGGTTTTGCCGTCCTCGATTTCGGCCTGTTCTCATCGTTCCGCGACAACGTCAGCCGCGGCCACTTTCAGGGCATGGCCCAGGCGATGTCGATGGACTGGATCTACGGCGATCCGTCGACGCTGATCACCTTCTTGCAGAACCACGACGTCGGTCCCGACAACGACTTCCGCTTCCGTTTCAAGGGCGATCAGTGGATGGCGGCCGCCGCCTACAACGTGCTGTGGACGGTGCGCGGCATCCCCTGCCTCTATTACGGCGAGGAGGTCGAATTCATGAAGGGCGCGCCCCAGGACGTCATCGAGGCCAACGACACCCTCGATCGCACCGGCCGCGCCTACTTCGGTGATTATCTCGAACCAGGGCGCATTGGCGAGACCCAGCGCCACCCGCTCTACCAGCACATCCGCCGCCTCAATCAGATCCGTCGGGCGATACCGGCGCTGCAGAAGGGGTGGATGCGCGACATCAACGAGTGGGGCTCGGGAATGAGCTTCGTGCGCGATTACAACGGCGGCGAGAGCCTTGCCGTCGTCGGCCTTGCCATCGGCTCCGACCAGCAGGTCAGCGTCGGCAACATCCCGCCCGGCACCTACCGCGATGCGGTGACCGGCGGCGAGCAGACCGTCGGCGGCGATATCTCCTTCCATGTTCGCGCCAACTCCGCCGGCGTCTGGGTGCTCAACGGCCCCGGCAAGATCGGCGAGGACGGCGCCTACCTGCGGTAG
- a CDS encoding RNA-binding transcriptional accessory protein, whose amino-acid sequence MKSITQRIAEELGAEDWQAAAAIALLDEGATVPFIARYRKEATGTLDDAQLRTLEERLSYLRELEDRRKVILESIAEQGKLDDALKAEIEAADTKARLEDLYLPFKPKRRTKAQVARESGLEPLADALIADPGLDPRVAAEGYVNAELNVADVDAALDGARAILVERFAEDAELIGALREEVWTRGRLISRLREGKAEAGAKFADYFDYAEELTKLPSHRILALFRGEKEEVLDLDLAPDEGGEAAGVGADQATYEGRIAHHFGLIDAGRPGDRWLADTVRWAWRTKILVHLQIDLRLRLWQAAEEEAVRVFAGNLRDLLLAAPAGTRTTMGLDPGFRTGVKVAIVDATGKVVATATIYPHEPQRRWDEAIEGLAVLAKTHAVDLIAIGNGTASRETDRLAADLIARHPELGLTRIVVSEAGASVYSASAFASQELPELDVSLRGAVSIARRLQDPLAELVKIDPKSIGVGQYQHDLSQQKLSRSLDTVVEDCVNAVGVDVNTASAPLLARVSGVGDSLAENIVRHRDANGRFATRAALKDVPRLGPKAFELCAGFLRIPGGEDPLDASGVHPEAYPIVRRIITATNKDLKALIGNAPVLRSLVANDFTDANFGVPTVSDILRELEKPGRDPRPAFKTASFRDDVHTLADLVPGMVLEGVVTNVAAFGAFIDIGVHQDGLVHISAMANTFVKDPRAIAKPGDIVRVKVLDVDQARRRIALSMRLEEPQASRPRGTRAEKAPPASTPKPVRANTSQPPRAKKPSPPAPAADGAMAEALRRAGLGGSPTQGPRSGRRR is encoded by the coding sequence ATGAAATCGATCACGCAACGTATCGCCGAGGAACTTGGCGCCGAAGACTGGCAGGCGGCGGCGGCGATCGCCCTGCTCGACGAGGGGGCGACGGTGCCGTTCATCGCCCGCTATCGCAAAGAAGCGACCGGAACGCTCGACGACGCGCAGTTGCGCACGCTCGAAGAGCGCCTTTCGTACCTGCGCGAACTGGAAGACCGACGCAAGGTCATCCTTGAGAGCATCGCCGAGCAGGGCAAGCTTGACGATGCGCTGAAGGCGGAGATCGAGGCCGCCGACACCAAGGCACGGCTCGAAGATCTCTATCTGCCGTTCAAGCCGAAGCGACGGACGAAGGCGCAGGTCGCGCGCGAGTCCGGCCTCGAGCCGCTGGCCGACGCGCTGATCGCCGACCCCGGGCTTGATCCCCGCGTCGCCGCCGAGGGCTACGTCAATGCCGAGCTGAACGTCGCCGACGTCGATGCGGCGCTGGATGGCGCGCGGGCGATCCTCGTCGAGCGCTTTGCCGAGGACGCCGAGCTGATCGGTGCCCTGCGCGAGGAAGTGTGGACGCGCGGACGGCTGATCTCGCGCCTGCGCGAGGGCAAGGCCGAGGCGGGGGCGAAGTTCGCCGATTATTTTGATTACGCCGAAGAGCTCACCAAGCTGCCGTCGCATCGCATCCTCGCGCTGTTCCGTGGCGAGAAGGAGGAGGTGCTCGATCTCGATCTGGCGCCGGACGAAGGCGGGGAGGCGGCGGGCGTCGGAGCGGATCAGGCCACCTACGAGGGGCGCATCGCCCATCATTTCGGGTTGATCGACGCCGGCCGTCCCGGCGATCGCTGGCTGGCCGATACCGTGCGCTGGGCGTGGCGGACGAAAATCCTCGTGCACCTGCAGATCGATCTGCGCCTGCGGCTGTGGCAGGCGGCGGAAGAGGAAGCGGTGCGGGTCTTCGCCGGCAATCTGCGCGACCTTCTGCTCGCGGCACCCGCCGGCACGCGGACGACGATGGGCCTCGATCCCGGATTCCGCACCGGTGTCAAGGTCGCCATCGTCGATGCCACCGGCAAGGTGGTGGCGACGGCGACGATTTATCCGCATGAGCCCCAGCGGCGCTGGGACGAGGCGATCGAGGGATTGGCGGTCCTTGCCAAGACACATGCGGTCGATTTGATCGCTATCGGCAACGGCACCGCCTCGCGCGAGACCGACCGGCTGGCCGCTGACCTGATCGCCCGCCATCCGGAGCTCGGCCTGACCCGGATCGTCGTCTCCGAGGCTGGCGCCTCGGTCTATTCCGCTTCCGCCTTTGCCTCACAGGAACTTCCCGAGCTTGACGTCTCGCTGCGCGGCGCCGTTTCCATCGCCCGGCGGCTGCAGGATCCGCTGGCCGAGCTGGTCAAGATCGACCCCAAGTCGATCGGCGTTGGCCAGTACCAGCATGATCTCAGCCAGCAGAAGCTCTCCCGCTCGCTCGATACCGTCGTCGAGGACTGCGTGAACGCGGTCGGCGTCGACGTCAACACCGCTTCGGCTCCGCTGCTGGCACGGGTTTCCGGTGTCGGCGACAGCCTGGCCGAGAATATCGTCCGCCATCGCGACGCCAACGGCCGCTTTGCCACCCGTGCGGCGCTGAAGGACGTGCCGCGCCTTGGACCCAAGGCCTTCGAGTTGTGTGCCGGCTTTCTGCGCATTCCGGGCGGCGAGGATCCCCTCGATGCCTCGGGTGTGCACCCGGAAGCCTATCCCATCGTTCGCCGGATCATCACCGCGACCAACAAAGACCTCAAAGCGCTGATCGGCAACGCGCCGGTGTTGCGAAGCCTCGTCGCCAACGACTTCACCGATGCCAACTTCGGCGTGCCGACGGTCTCGGATATTTTGCGCGAGCTGGAAAAGCCTGGACGCGACCCGCGCCCGGCGTTCAAGACCGCGAGCTTTCGCGACGACGTGCACACGCTGGCTGATCTCGTTCCCGGGATGGTGCTCGAGGGCGTGGTCACCAATGTCGCCGCGTTTGGCGCCTTCATCGACATCGGTGTGCACCAGGACGGGTTGGTGCACATCTCGGCGATGGCCAATACCTTCGTGAAGGACCCGCGTGCGATCGCCAAGCCGGGTGACATCGTTCGGGTCAAGGTTCTCGACGTCGATCAGGCCCGTCGGCGCATCGCGCTGAGCATGCGCCTTGAGGAGCCACAGGCGAGTCGCCCGCGTGGGACGCGCGCCGAAAAAGCCCCCCCGGCGTCGACGCCCAAGCCGGTCCGCGCCAACACGTCACAACCGCCACGGGCGAAGAAACCCTCGCCGCCAGCACCGGCAGCCGACGGAGCCATGGCGGAGGCCCTGCGCCGCGCCGGTCTCGGCGGATCGCCCACGCAAGGTCCGAGGTCGGGGCGTCGCCGCTGA
- a CDS encoding aminotransferase class III-fold pyridoxal phosphate-dependent enzyme: protein MPNSLAHHWMPFSASRDFYAAPRLMVRAEGMSYWTPDGTHVLDGASGLFCCAAGHGRRSIADAVAAQLSEMDYVPHFQFGHPSSFELASRLARITPGDLDHLLFCNSGSEAIDTALKIAMAYHGANGEAQRTRFVSRERAYHGVNIGGTSLSGIQRNRDAFPAVMPNVVHMRHTQQSDERFVRGQAASGGDLARDLQRFCDLYGAQTIAACFVEPIAGSTGVLVPPQGYLEQLRAICDRNGILLVFDEVICGFGRTGRAFASDSFGVVPDIMTVAKALTNGAQPMGAVACSEKVWTGIADRAPPHAVELFHGYTFSAHPAATAAALATLDIYENERLFDRAAALSSYFLDRMFELADLPLVTDVRGYGLLAAFDLAPDGAPGARGYRCLKRMYDEGLLIKWTGDTGIVAPPLIAEVEHIDEIARILRRVLSDA from the coding sequence ATGCCCAATTCGCTGGCTCACCACTGGATGCCATTCAGTGCCAGCCGGGACTTCTATGCAGCCCCGCGACTGATGGTCCGCGCTGAAGGTATGTCCTACTGGACGCCTGACGGCACCCACGTCCTCGATGGGGCGTCGGGACTGTTCTGCTGCGCCGCCGGGCATGGCCGCCGGTCGATCGCCGATGCCGTCGCCGCTCAGCTCAGCGAAATGGACTACGTGCCGCACTTCCAGTTCGGCCATCCGTCCTCGTTCGAGCTGGCATCCCGCCTCGCCCGCATCACGCCCGGCGATCTGGATCATCTGCTTTTCTGCAACTCGGGTTCCGAGGCGATCGATACGGCACTGAAGATCGCCATGGCGTATCACGGCGCCAACGGTGAGGCTCAACGTACCCGCTTCGTCTCGCGCGAGCGCGCCTATCACGGCGTGAACATCGGCGGCACCTCGCTCAGCGGCATCCAGCGCAATCGCGATGCCTTCCCGGCAGTCATGCCGAACGTCGTGCATATGCGGCACACCCAGCAGTCGGATGAACGCTTCGTGCGCGGCCAGGCGGCGAGCGGCGGCGATCTCGCCCGCGACCTGCAGCGGTTCTGCGATCTCTACGGTGCACAGACGATCGCCGCCTGCTTCGTCGAGCCGATCGCCGGATCGACCGGCGTGCTCGTGCCGCCGCAAGGCTACCTGGAGCAGCTCCGCGCCATTTGCGATCGGAACGGCATTCTTCTCGTCTTTGACGAGGTGATCTGCGGCTTCGGGCGCACGGGCAGGGCCTTTGCCTCTGACAGCTTTGGTGTCGTGCCCGACATCATGACCGTGGCCAAGGCGCTGACCAACGGCGCCCAGCCGATGGGCGCGGTCGCCTGTTCGGAGAAGGTCTGGACGGGGATTGCCGACCGTGCCCCCCCGCATGCTGTCGAGCTGTTCCACGGCTATACGTTCTCGGCCCATCCGGCGGCGACAGCGGCGGCATTGGCGACATTGGATATTTACGAGAACGAACGGCTGTTCGATCGGGCGGCGGCGCTATCGTCGTACTTTCTCGACCGGATGTTCGAGCTGGCCGATCTTCCGCTCGTCACCGACGTTCGCGGCTATGGCCTGCTGGCCGCCTTCGATCTTGCCCCCGACGGAGCTCCCGGCGCCCGCGGCTATCGCTGCCTGAAGCGGATGTATGACGAAGGGCTGCTAATCAAATGGACCGGAGATACCGGCATCGTCGCTCCGCCGCTGATCGCCGAAGTGGAGCATATCGACGAAATCGCACGGATCCTACGCCGCGTATTGAGTGACGCCTGA
- a CDS encoding cell wall hydrolase: MARGIVKHLGVAAVGAAFWAAALLLPPDIAANAQSALVPHLTPGEAANPTAAAVRNTIIADRNVEPEFECLAQNIYWEARGEPFDGMLAVAFVTLNRVADDDFPKSICGVVKQGVSLGLHRCQFSWACDQYTDRPRRGAAWDEAREAAFQALFLDEPDPTDGALYFHATRVRPSWARSMVRVGRIGKHVYYRQPLSVANDTKNQHS, encoded by the coding sequence ATGGCTCGCGGAATCGTCAAACATCTAGGGGTCGCGGCCGTCGGCGCTGCGTTCTGGGCTGCGGCCCTGCTGCTGCCCCCGGACATCGCCGCAAACGCACAGTCGGCTCTCGTGCCGCATCTGACGCCGGGCGAAGCGGCGAATCCGACCGCGGCCGCAGTTCGCAACACGATCATCGCCGACCGGAACGTCGAGCCCGAGTTCGAGTGCCTGGCGCAGAACATCTACTGGGAAGCGCGGGGCGAGCCCTTCGACGGCATGCTCGCAGTGGCGTTCGTAACTCTCAACCGCGTTGCCGACGACGACTTCCCCAAAAGCATTTGCGGCGTCGTCAAGCAGGGTGTGAGCCTTGGCCTCCACCGGTGCCAGTTCTCCTGGGCGTGCGACCAGTACACGGACCGTCCGCGCAGAGGCGCGGCCTGGGACGAGGCTCGCGAGGCGGCATTTCAGGCACTGTTCCTCGACGAACCCGACCCCACCGATGGCGCTTTGTATTTTCACGCGACGCGCGTCCGGCCAAGCTGGGCACGATCGATGGTTCGCGTCGGCCGGATCGGCAAGCACGTCTATTACCGCCAGCCGCTCAGCGTCGCGAACGACACCAAGAACCAGCACTCCTGA
- a CDS encoding DUF1611 domain-containing protein → MLKRPYVLFVGNASDQLAAKTALGVLRWRRDWCIGQIRLPGCIAWLDLPEMTPEEAAAAGAGTLIVGVANAGGVIPDSWCEILARALDAGLDLASGLHDRLRDIPRLSELAASKGRGLYDVRHPTRGFGVGTGEPRSGKRLLAVGTDCSVGKMYTALALCEAMRRRGLDADFRATGQTGIFIAGDGVCVDAVVADFISGATEWLAPAADPHHWDVIEGQGSLFHPSFAGVSLGLLHGAQADALVMCHEPTRTHMRGLAKRSLPDIATCITVNEQAARLTNPDATCIGMAINTSAMPAETVDGYLADLEDRFGLPCVDPLVHGVERLVDRLIEGVR, encoded by the coding sequence ATGCTGAAACGACCTTACGTGTTGTTCGTCGGCAACGCTTCCGACCAACTCGCGGCGAAGACGGCCCTGGGCGTATTGCGCTGGCGGCGCGACTGGTGCATCGGCCAGATCCGTCTGCCGGGCTGCATCGCGTGGCTCGATCTGCCGGAGATGACACCGGAGGAAGCGGCCGCAGCCGGTGCCGGCACGTTGATCGTCGGCGTCGCCAATGCCGGCGGCGTCATTCCCGACAGTTGGTGCGAGATCCTCGCGCGCGCGCTGGACGCCGGCCTTGATCTCGCCAGCGGGCTGCATGACCGCCTGCGCGACATTCCGCGCCTCAGCGAACTGGCCGCGAGCAAGGGACGGGGCCTTTACGACGTCCGCCATCCGACGCGCGGCTTCGGGGTCGGTACCGGTGAGCCGCGCTCGGGAAAGCGCCTGCTTGCTGTCGGCACCGATTGTTCGGTCGGCAAGATGTATACGGCCCTGGCGCTGTGCGAAGCCATGCGCCGGCGCGGTCTCGACGCGGATTTCCGCGCCACCGGTCAGACGGGCATCTTCATTGCCGGTGACGGTGTCTGCGTCGATGCGGTGGTGGCGGATTTCATCTCCGGCGCGACCGAATGGCTGGCGCCGGCCGCCGACCCTCACCATTGGGACGTCATCGAAGGTCAAGGCTCGCTGTTTCACCCATCCTTCGCCGGCGTGAGCCTCGGCCTGCTGCACGGTGCCCAGGCCGATGCGCTGGTGATGTGCCACGAGCCGACGCGCACGCACATGCGCGGCCTGGCGAAGAGGTCGCTACCCGACATCGCCACATGCATCACCGTCAATGAGCAGGCGGCCCGTCTGACCAACCCTGACGCGACGTGCATCGGCATGGCGATCAATACCAGCGCGATGCCGGCTGAAACCGTCGACGGCTACCTCGCCGACCTGGAGGACCGCTTCGGGTTGCCGTGCGTCGATCCGCTGGTCCACGGCGTCGAGCGCCTCGTCGACCGGCTCATCGAAGGGGTGCGATGA